A single Paratractidigestivibacter faecalis DNA region contains:
- the glpK gene encoding glycerol kinase GlpK encodes MSGQKYVIALDQGTTSSRAVLVDRGGHVVDCVQRPFQQIFPQPGWVEHNPQEILFSQLGCLTELLARHGFGAEDIDSIGIDNQRETTVVWDPTTGAPVCNAIVWQCRRTAELVERVCGAPEVRQMVRAKTGLLPDAYFSASKIAWILKNVPGARERAEAGELLFGTVDTWLVWVLTGGLVHATDPTNASRTMLYDIHRGCWDQELLDLFGVPASMMPEVRPSSGFFGETSYPGVPAGIPITGVAGDQQAALFGQCCFGAGQAKNTYGTGCFMLLHTGHEACESSHNLVTTVVASAPGTWGTEYALEGSVFVAGALVQWLRDELGIISNAAETEYLAKSVPDTGGVYIVPAFTGLGAPWWRPDARGSILGLTRGTGRAHLARAALEALAYQIRDLADAMAADAGAPLDVLNVDGGASANGFLMQFQADLLGCELRRPTNLETTSLGAAYLAGLATGFWSGTDELRGLRASDDVFRRQMDEAQAEALLAGWHDAVRRTLG; translated from the coding sequence ATGAGCGGACAGAAGTACGTCATAGCGCTTGACCAGGGAACCACGAGCTCGAGGGCCGTGCTCGTAGACCGGGGCGGCCATGTGGTCGACTGCGTGCAGAGGCCCTTCCAGCAGATATTCCCCCAGCCCGGCTGGGTGGAGCACAATCCCCAGGAGATTCTCTTCTCGCAGCTTGGGTGCCTGACCGAGCTTCTGGCAAGGCACGGGTTTGGGGCGGAGGACATAGACTCCATTGGCATAGACAACCAGCGCGAGACCACCGTGGTGTGGGACCCGACGACGGGTGCCCCGGTCTGCAACGCCATCGTGTGGCAGTGCCGGCGCACCGCCGAGCTGGTGGAGCGGGTGTGCGGAGCCCCCGAGGTGCGTCAGATGGTGCGAGCCAAGACGGGCCTTCTGCCGGACGCGTACTTCTCGGCAAGCAAGATCGCCTGGATCCTTAAGAACGTGCCCGGAGCGAGGGAGCGGGCCGAGGCCGGCGAGCTGCTCTTTGGCACCGTGGACACGTGGCTTGTCTGGGTGCTCACGGGCGGCCTCGTCCACGCGACGGACCCCACCAACGCCAGCCGCACCATGCTCTACGACATCCATCGCGGCTGCTGGGACCAGGAGCTCCTTGACCTGTTTGGCGTCCCCGCGTCCATGATGCCGGAGGTCCGCCCCAGCTCCGGCTTCTTTGGCGAGACGAGCTACCCCGGCGTCCCGGCGGGCATCCCCATCACGGGCGTGGCCGGAGACCAGCAGGCAGCGCTCTTTGGCCAGTGCTGCTTTGGGGCCGGCCAGGCAAAGAACACGTACGGCACCGGCTGCTTCATGCTGCTGCACACCGGGCACGAGGCGTGCGAGAGCTCGCACAACCTGGTGACCACCGTCGTTGCCAGCGCACCGGGAACGTGGGGCACCGAGTACGCGCTCGAGGGGTCCGTCTTTGTGGCCGGGGCGCTGGTGCAGTGGCTTCGCGACGAGCTGGGCATCATCTCCAACGCGGCCGAGACGGAGTACCTGGCCAAGAGCGTGCCGGACACCGGCGGGGTCTACATCGTGCCCGCCTTCACGGGCCTGGGCGCCCCGTGGTGGAGGCCCGACGCGCGCGGCTCCATCCTGGGACTCACCCGCGGGACGGGAAGGGCGCACCTGGCGCGGGCCGCGCTGGAGGCGCTTGCCTACCAGATCCGCGACCTCGCGGACGCCATGGCGGCAGACGCCGGGGCGCCCCTGGACGTGCTCAACGTCGACGGCGGCGCCAGCGCCAACGGCTTCCTCATGCAGTTCCAGGCAGACCTGCTGGGCTGCGAGCTCAGGCGGCCGACCAACCTGGAGACCACCTCGCTGGGCGCCGCCTACCTGGCCGGCCTTGCCACCGGCTTCTGGAGTGGCACCGACGAGCTGCGCGGTCTGCGCGCCTCGGATGACGTTTTCCGCCGCCAGATGGACGAGGCCCAGGCAGAGGCGCTTCTTGCCGGCTGGCACGATGCCGTCAGGAGAACGCTGGGCTAG
- a CDS encoding alpha/beta fold hydrolase, with the protein MADTALYQDVICDEVTFDSTDGRSTIHACVWRPEGLPKRDGLPAPRAVVQVVHGMSEHVRRYDEFARFLCARGLVVCGDDHIGHGRSADPSRRGCLPARGGADALVEDEHRLRRLIGGQVAAGTPYVFFGHSMGSYITRVYLSRHGGGLAAAVICGTGTVAVPVSAAGNLLARAICAVRGEDHRSRLLDSMGAGAFSKAAPGPTGLEWLSHNEENVAAYVADPECGAMFSAGGYVTLTALTREACSKACAARVPHDLPLLYVSGDGDPVGNMGRGVQTAAKLAEQAGSTDVTCVIYEGMRHEILNEKDHARIFGDVWGWLDQRLGSEGGSA; encoded by the coding sequence ATGGCAGACACGGCACTCTACCAGGACGTTATTTGCGATGAAGTCACCTTTGACTCCACCGACGGCCGCTCGACCATCCATGCGTGCGTCTGGCGGCCCGAGGGGCTGCCCAAGAGGGATGGCCTGCCCGCTCCGCGCGCCGTGGTGCAGGTGGTCCACGGCATGAGCGAGCACGTGCGCCGCTACGACGAGTTCGCGCGCTTCCTCTGCGCGCGGGGGCTCGTCGTCTGCGGAGACGACCACATTGGCCACGGCCGCTCCGCCGACCCAAGCCGGCGCGGATGCCTTCCGGCGCGCGGCGGCGCAGACGCCCTGGTAGAGGACGAGCACCGGCTGAGGCGGCTGATCGGCGGCCAAGTTGCCGCAGGCACGCCCTACGTCTTCTTCGGCCACTCCATGGGCAGCTACATCACGCGCGTCTACCTCTCGCGCCACGGAGGCGGCCTGGCGGCCGCCGTCATCTGCGGCACGGGGACGGTCGCCGTCCCCGTCTCTGCCGCCGGAAACCTCCTCGCCCGCGCCATCTGCGCCGTGCGCGGAGAAGACCATCGCTCGCGCCTGCTTGACTCCATGGGCGCAGGCGCCTTCTCGAAGGCGGCGCCCGGCCCCACGGGGCTCGAGTGGCTCTCCCACAACGAAGAGAACGTGGCCGCCTACGTGGCAGACCCCGAGTGCGGGGCCATGTTCTCGGCCGGCGGCTACGTAACGCTCACGGCGCTCACCCGCGAGGCCTGCTCCAAGGCCTGCGCCGCACGCGTGCCGCACGACCTGCCCCTGCTCTACGTCTCGGGCGACGGAGACCCGGTGGGCAACATGGGCCGTGGCGTTCAGACGGCGGCAAAGCTTGCCGAGCAGGCCGGCTCCACGGACGTCACCTGCGTCATCTACGAGGGCATGCGACATGAGATTTTGAACGAGAAGGACCACGCGCGGATCTTTGGGGACGTCTGGGGCTGGCTTGACCAGCGCCTGGGAAGCGAAGGCGGCAGCGCATGA
- a CDS encoding TetR/AcrR family transcriptional regulator gives MAQADVRPRCADEDADTKRRLVAAATDEFFACGYSGASLRQICARAGVTTGALYFFFENKQDLLRSVIDPLAKGALELLGEGGPYGPESPYATGAVSRDYEHASGVLHKITGEFFRQRRLVSIVLSNRDNVVVAGFLADVCQLIKKNTRAHVQACTGSADSLDDFELSWLASTITDAVLEVLANDEDPVVADRHITSLLGFIRLGADAFLPQRV, from the coding sequence ATGGCGCAGGCCGACGTGCGCCCGCGCTGCGCGGACGAGGACGCGGACACAAAGAGGCGGCTCGTGGCCGCCGCGACCGACGAGTTCTTTGCGTGCGGCTACTCGGGAGCCTCCCTGAGGCAGATCTGCGCCAGGGCGGGCGTCACCACCGGAGCCCTCTACTTCTTCTTCGAGAACAAGCAGGACCTGCTGAGAAGCGTCATTGACCCGCTTGCAAAGGGCGCGCTCGAGCTGCTGGGCGAGGGTGGCCCCTACGGCCCGGAGAGCCCCTATGCCACGGGCGCCGTCTCGCGGGACTACGAGCACGCGAGCGGCGTGCTCCACAAGATCACGGGCGAGTTCTTCAGGCAGCGCCGCCTGGTCTCCATCGTTCTCTCCAACAGGGACAACGTCGTCGTCGCGGGCTTTCTGGCCGACGTCTGCCAGCTCATCAAGAAGAACACCCGCGCCCACGTCCAGGCCTGCACCGGAAGCGCGGACTCCCTGGACGACTTCGAGCTCAGCTGGCTCGCGTCCACCATCACCGATGCCGTCCTGGAGGTCCTTGCCAACGACGAAGACCCCGTCGTGGCAGACCGCCACATCACCTCGCTTCTGGGCTTCATCCGTCTGGGCGCGGACGCCTTCCTGCCCCAGCGCGTCTAG
- a CDS encoding carboxypeptidase M32, with protein sequence MTNANAAPASEPAIPNPRADIAQLDALERTLYCHRYAIDEIASLGPVIDPAKATAERGEAVGLLEQERVEALCAPEVGLLLDRIEQNPELMGQTRLAQARVIRRDRASLIDVPAEEQAAFTRLTTEANDVWRRAKAANDWASFEPYLDRIVEAMRHMAQAKNAEKDPYDVWLDEFEHGTSRAFYDPFFAQVKDCVIPLLADCMASRHKPDHKVMDGKFDVERQWALAGDLMRLEGVDKDALWLGRTEHPFTGGPGVGFVLIASHVYEDNVLSNVFSMLHEGGHTLYEQNVDPAYAMTSLKGGTSMGMHEAQSRFFENIVGRSEAFAGPLLEVLQRRFPGQLGRVTPHQLYLAENCAEPCLIRCDADELTYPLHILIRYELEQMLFSGEAKAADIPALWAAKYKEYLGLDVPDDARGALQDTHWSDGSLGYFPTYALGSAFGAQLKAAMVAGGMDFDAVCASGDLAPIREWLRTNIWHWGRAKDSDELMLAACGEPFSPAYYTDYLTQKFSSLYGLQ encoded by the coding sequence ATGACCAACGCCAACGCCGCGCCCGCAAGCGAGCCGGCAATCCCCAACCCGCGCGCCGACATCGCCCAGCTGGACGCCCTGGAGCGCACACTCTACTGCCACCGCTACGCCATCGACGAGATAGCCTCCCTTGGCCCCGTCATAGACCCGGCAAAGGCGACCGCCGAGCGCGGCGAGGCCGTGGGCCTGCTCGAGCAGGAGCGCGTCGAGGCGCTCTGCGCACCCGAGGTCGGACTGCTTCTGGACCGCATAGAGCAGAACCCGGAGCTCATGGGGCAGACGCGCCTGGCCCAGGCCCGCGTCATCCGCCGAGACCGCGCCTCCCTCATCGACGTCCCTGCCGAGGAGCAGGCCGCCTTCACCCGCCTCACCACCGAGGCAAACGACGTCTGGCGCCGCGCCAAGGCGGCCAACGACTGGGCGAGCTTCGAGCCCTACCTGGACCGCATCGTGGAGGCCATGCGCCACATGGCCCAGGCCAAGAACGCCGAGAAGGACCCCTATGACGTCTGGCTCGACGAGTTTGAGCACGGCACGAGCCGCGCCTTCTACGACCCGTTCTTTGCCCAAGTCAAGGACTGCGTGATTCCGCTTCTTGCCGACTGCATGGCAAGCCGTCACAAGCCCGACCACAAGGTCATGGACGGCAAGTTTGACGTGGAGCGCCAGTGGGCGCTCGCCGGCGACCTCATGCGCCTGGAGGGCGTGGACAAGGACGCCCTGTGGCTCGGCCGCACCGAGCACCCCTTCACGGGCGGCCCGGGCGTGGGCTTTGTGCTCATCGCCAGCCACGTCTACGAGGACAACGTGCTCTCCAACGTGTTCTCCATGCTCCACGAGGGCGGCCACACCCTCTACGAGCAGAACGTCGACCCGGCCTACGCCATGACCTCGCTCAAGGGTGGCACCTCCATGGGCATGCACGAGGCCCAGTCGCGCTTCTTCGAGAACATCGTGGGCCGTTCCGAGGCCTTTGCGGGACCGCTGCTCGAGGTGCTGCAGAGGCGCTTCCCCGGCCAGCTCGGCCGCGTGACGCCCCACCAGCTTTACCTTGCCGAGAACTGCGCCGAGCCCTGCCTCATCCGCTGCGACGCCGACGAGCTCACCTACCCGCTCCACATCCTCATCCGCTACGAGCTTGAGCAGATGCTCTTCTCGGGCGAGGCCAAGGCAGCCGACATCCCCGCGCTCTGGGCGGCCAAGTACAAGGAGTACCTGGGCCTCGACGTGCCCGACGACGCTCGCGGCGCCCTACAGGACACCCACTGGTCTGACGGCAGCCTGGGCTACTTCCCCACCTACGCGCTGGGCAGCGCCTTTGGCGCCCAGCTCAAGGCCGCCATGGTGGCCGGCGGCATGGACTTTGACGCCGTCTGCGCCTCCGGCGACCTCGCGCCCATCCGCGAGTGGCTGCGCACCAACATCTGGCACTGGGGCCGCGCCAAGGACTCCGACGAGCTCATGCTCGCCGCGTGCGGAGAGCCCTTCTCGCCTGCGTACTACACGGACTACCTGACGCAGAAGTTCAGCTCGCTCTACGGCCTGCAGTAG
- a CDS encoding ROK family protein, which translates to MEAVLGIDVGGTSIKAGLFTPEGELLEERKVPTPALVDDAAYAVVTDGLKRILDAHDATPEDVIACGLDIPGPVADDGTVGFLPNIKLDPEGLVGAISSVFPRAQIAFVNDANAAALGEMWAGVAHGTSSYVLIALGTGVGAGVVVNGRLVAGAFGAGGEIGHITVNPHETLTCGCGRKGCLEQYASAKGIVRLYLAECEARGVTPVKVEHATDTLSVFRALAAGDDCAKLAVDQMCEYLAQAMAQVSCVVDPAMYLIGGGVAGAFATFAPELRRRFAAHALPTCRDVRIEAASLGNQAAMYGCAYEALRLRDAAGK; encoded by the coding sequence ATGGAAGCTGTTCTTGGCATCGACGTTGGCGGCACCAGCATCAAGGCCGGCCTCTTCACCCCCGAGGGCGAGCTGCTCGAGGAGCGCAAGGTCCCGACGCCTGCCCTTGTGGATGACGCGGCCTACGCCGTCGTGACCGATGGCCTGAAGCGCATCCTCGACGCCCACGACGCCACGCCCGAGGACGTCATCGCCTGCGGCCTGGACATCCCCGGCCCCGTTGCCGATGACGGCACGGTGGGCTTCCTCCCCAACATCAAGCTCGACCCGGAGGGCCTGGTGGGCGCCATCAGCTCCGTCTTCCCGCGGGCGCAGATAGCCTTCGTGAACGACGCCAACGCGGCCGCCCTGGGGGAGATGTGGGCCGGCGTGGCGCACGGCACCTCCAGCTACGTGCTCATTGCCCTGGGCACGGGCGTGGGCGCAGGCGTCGTGGTCAACGGCCGCCTGGTCGCGGGTGCCTTTGGCGCGGGCGGAGAGATTGGCCACATCACGGTCAACCCGCACGAGACTCTGACCTGCGGCTGCGGTCGCAAGGGCTGCCTTGAGCAGTACGCCAGCGCCAAGGGCATCGTCCGCCTCTACCTGGCCGAGTGCGAGGCGCGCGGCGTCACGCCCGTCAAGGTGGAGCACGCCACCGACACCCTCTCAGTCTTCCGCGCGCTTGCCGCCGGCGACGACTGCGCCAAGCTGGCCGTCGACCAGATGTGCGAGTATCTGGCCCAGGCCATGGCCCAGGTCTCCTGCGTCGTCGACCCCGCCATGTACCTCATCGGCGGCGGCGTGGCCGGCGCCTTTGCCACGTTTGCCCCGGAGCTGCGCCGCCGCTTTGCCGCCCACGCGCTTCCCACCTGCAGGGACGTCCGCATCGAGGCCGCGAGCCTGGGCAACCAGGCGGCCATGTACGGCTGCGCCTACGAGGCCCTGCGCCTGCGCGACGCGGCTGGCAAGTAG
- a CDS encoding PTS sugar transporter subunit IIA: MSETVTASHVFLGNTASSVDEVLQFLSEKAVELGVTDDAEATLEAFKNREAEGTTGMMGGFAIPHCKSDIVKQATVMVVKFSGEVAWSSMDNAPIKCAIALLIPAAQAGDVHLQLLSHVAVLVMDEHFRADVLASDDPEQIAARLNEDLAE; the protein is encoded by the coding sequence ATGAGCGAGACCGTCACCGCGTCCCACGTTTTCCTTGGCAACACCGCGTCCTCCGTCGACGAGGTCCTGCAGTTCCTGTCCGAGAAGGCCGTCGAGCTGGGCGTCACCGACGACGCCGAGGCCACGCTGGAGGCCTTCAAGAACCGCGAGGCAGAGGGCACCACGGGCATGATGGGCGGCTTTGCCATCCCGCACTGCAAGAGCGACATTGTCAAGCAGGCTACCGTCATGGTCGTCAAGTTCTCCGGCGAGGTTGCCTGGAGCTCCATGGACAACGCCCCCATCAAGTGCGCCATCGCGCTGCTCATTCCCGCCGCGCAGGCTGGCGACGTCCACCTGCAGCTGCTCTCCCACGTGGCCGTCCTGGTCATGGATGAGCACTTCAGGGCCGACGTCCTGGCCTCCGATGACCCGGAGCAGATTGCCGCCCGCCTGAACGAGGACCTGGCCGAGTAG
- a CDS encoding HAD family hydrolase, producing MAIKLILTDIDGTIMPYGKRQVTQRCRAAFHAAMDAGILVGPASGRFFSWIPNFFGGDEACCQTALATNGMQVYLEGRKVLQKELLPAALRTIMGALREVPQSGLLVFEGARPLLVQGSRDDLAIAFPSYAKTCEDADALPEAGITKANVFLVGDLERTREVVGALDALTDEVDLDVPQPMFSNVVPAGWNKGAALRWLCERVGVTPEETVVFGDAGNDLQMFAATPNSVAVANALPEARDAARYHIGSVEDDAVPAAIEALARGEWPFAD from the coding sequence ATGGCCATCAAGCTCATCTTGACCGACATTGACGGCACCATCATGCCCTACGGCAAGAGGCAGGTGACGCAGAGGTGCCGCGCCGCCTTCCACGCCGCCATGGACGCGGGCATCCTGGTGGGCCCGGCGAGCGGCCGCTTCTTCTCCTGGATCCCCAACTTCTTTGGCGGGGACGAGGCCTGCTGCCAGACGGCGCTTGCCACCAACGGCATGCAGGTCTACCTAGAGGGCCGCAAGGTCCTGCAGAAGGAGCTGCTGCCCGCCGCGCTGCGGACCATCATGGGGGCGCTTCGGGAAGTGCCCCAGTCCGGCCTGCTGGTCTTTGAGGGCGCCCGACCGCTTCTGGTCCAGGGCTCCCGGGATGACCTGGCCATTGCCTTCCCGTCCTACGCAAAGACCTGCGAGGACGCCGACGCGCTGCCGGAGGCCGGCATCACCAAGGCAAACGTCTTCCTGGTGGGGGACCTCGAGCGTACCCGCGAGGTGGTGGGCGCCCTTGACGCGCTGACCGACGAGGTCGACCTCGACGTCCCGCAGCCCATGTTCTCAAACGTGGTGCCCGCCGGCTGGAACAAGGGCGCCGCCCTGCGCTGGCTCTGCGAGCGCGTGGGGGTGACCCCCGAGGAGACCGTCGTCTTCGGGGACGCCGGCAACGACCTGCAGATGTTTGCCGCGACGCCCAACTCGGTCGCCGTGGCCAACGCCCTGCCTGAGGCCCGCGACGCCGCTCGCTACCACATTGGCTCCGTCGAGGACGACGCGGTTCCCGCCGCCATCGAGGCGCTCGCGCGCGGCGAGTGGCCCTTTGCCGACTAG
- a CDS encoding GntR family transcriptional regulator: MGATSKKQPLYGQLVDSLREKIETEYEPGDLLPSERELSEDYCISRTTVRLALKELETLGFIKRRHGKGTFVADRSQETTNLTRAYSFSEQMRSLGRIPRSELLEFCSGEASKTVADRMGLAAGERVISMRRLRLADDVPMLIEHTYLPGKIFSGLTSDEVDSRSLYKIMAQDYHVEVRVAEEEFYASVARREDARLLGISEGAPVLQLFRLTYNTRNQVVEFTKGVARADQFHYKVSYYGGSSA, encoded by the coding sequence ATGGGTGCAACGTCAAAGAAGCAGCCGCTCTATGGCCAGCTGGTGGACAGTCTGCGCGAGAAGATCGAGACCGAGTACGAGCCGGGTGACCTGCTGCCCTCCGAGCGCGAGCTGTCCGAGGACTACTGCATCTCCCGCACGACGGTGCGTCTGGCGCTGAAGGAGCTCGAGACCCTGGGCTTCATCAAGCGGCGCCACGGCAAGGGCACCTTCGTCGCCGACCGCTCCCAGGAGACCACCAACCTCACACGCGCCTACAGCTTCTCGGAGCAGATGCGCAGCCTCGGCCGCATCCCGCGCTCCGAGCTCCTTGAGTTCTGCTCCGGCGAGGCCTCCAAGACGGTGGCCGACCGCATGGGCCTTGCCGCCGGCGAGCGCGTGATCTCAATGCGCCGCCTGCGCCTTGCCGACGACGTCCCCATGCTCATCGAGCACACCTACCTGCCTGGCAAGATCTTCTCGGGCCTGACGTCTGACGAGGTGGACTCCCGCTCGCTGTACAAGATCATGGCCCAGGACTACCACGTCGAGGTCCGCGTGGCCGAGGAGGAGTTCTACGCGAGCGTGGCCCGCAGGGAGGACGCGCGCCTCCTGGGCATCTCCGAGGGGGCTCCCGTCCTGCAGCTCTTCCGCCTGACCTACAACACCAGAAACCAGGTGGTCGAGTTCACCAAGGGCGTCGCCCGCGCCGACCAGTTCCACTACAAGGTCTCCTACTACGGCGGCTCCAGCGCCTGA
- a CDS encoding fructose PTS transporter subunit IIA has translation MALFDSSHVIDGLEAADQDAVFEALAQKAVELGVTSDASAVVADLRAREGEASTGFGDGIAIPHTKSPNVAVPSIVFARLGAGIEWNALDGEPVDTVINILVPEGGSNTHLQLLAKLARNLVHKDFVAKLKQDSIEDVCALIQGVVG, from the coding sequence ATGGCCTTGTTCGATTCCAGCCACGTCATTGATGGGCTTGAGGCCGCCGACCAGGACGCCGTCTTTGAGGCCCTGGCGCAGAAGGCCGTCGAGCTCGGAGTGACGTCGGATGCGTCCGCAGTCGTCGCAGACCTGCGCGCCCGCGAGGGAGAGGCGTCCACGGGCTTTGGCGACGGCATCGCCATCCCGCACACAAAGAGCCCCAACGTCGCGGTGCCGTCAATCGTCTTTGCGCGCCTTGGCGCCGGCATCGAGTGGAATGCGCTGGACGGCGAGCCGGTCGATACCGTCATCAACATCCTCGTTCCGGAGGGCGGCAGCAACACCCACCTGCAGCTTCTTGCCAAGCTGGCGAGAAACCTCGTCCACAAGGACTTTGTCGCAAAGCTCAAGCAGGATTCCATTGAGGACGTATGCGCCCTGATTCAGGGCGTCGTCGGATAG
- a CDS encoding fructose-specific PTS transporter subunit EIIC codes for MAKSIVAVTNCPAGIAHTYMVAEAIQTKGTELGYEVHVETQGASGVENKLTPEQIKEADYVVLALGRGMNDDDRVRFDGKKVVEVPVSEALKRIDDLMGNLEAEAKVFHASAVKLGAKQESVTTGVMSYLMAGVSAALPFVIGGGVLMAIGSIMAQFGAPNVAPGDGQMASLAWVLNTIGGLGFTFMIPMMGAFIANAIGDKPAIMPAFICSYLANSTDLLGTQVGAGFLGACVIGLAIGYFVKAFKKVNLGKNFQSLLGFLIIPVVTLFVFGLATYYIIGPAMAWLMNAFVGLLSSIPSSMKLVAAFLVGAMLAFDMGGPVNKAAWFFSFSLLGSGVYDWYGIVGVVTILPPMAAAIATWIRPQLFTQAERDSAVPALIVGATVATEPAIPYALAAPLPMISANVIAGGVAGAISMALGVERIAPGIGIFDPFLGLISPAGSYYIAVAVGLVLNIALIIVFKSAWMKKREAKNAQLRR; via the coding sequence ATGGCAAAGTCCATTGTGGCAGTGACCAACTGCCCGGCTGGCATCGCCCACACCTACATGGTGGCCGAGGCCATCCAGACCAAGGGCACCGAGCTGGGCTACGAGGTCCACGTGGAGACTCAGGGCGCCAGCGGCGTTGAGAACAAGCTCACGCCCGAGCAGATCAAGGAGGCCGACTACGTCGTCTTGGCCCTCGGCCGCGGAATGAACGACGACGACCGAGTCCGCTTTGACGGCAAGAAGGTCGTGGAGGTTCCCGTCTCCGAGGCGCTGAAGCGCATCGACGATCTCATGGGCAACCTCGAGGCTGAGGCCAAGGTCTTCCACGCCTCCGCGGTCAAGCTCGGCGCCAAGCAGGAGAGCGTCACGACGGGCGTCATGAGCTACCTCATGGCTGGCGTCTCCGCCGCCCTCCCGTTTGTCATCGGCGGCGGCGTGCTCATGGCCATCGGCTCCATCATGGCGCAGTTCGGCGCACCCAACGTCGCTCCCGGCGACGGCCAGATGGCATCTCTCGCCTGGGTCCTCAACACCATCGGCGGCCTCGGCTTCACCTTCATGATTCCCATGATGGGCGCCTTCATCGCCAACGCCATCGGCGACAAGCCCGCCATCATGCCCGCCTTCATCTGCAGCTACCTGGCCAACAGCACCGACCTCCTCGGTACCCAGGTTGGTGCCGGATTCCTCGGCGCCTGCGTCATCGGACTCGCCATCGGCTACTTCGTGAAGGCCTTCAAGAAGGTGAACCTGGGCAAGAACTTCCAGTCCCTGCTCGGATTCCTGATCATCCCGGTGGTCACGCTCTTCGTCTTTGGCCTTGCCACCTACTACATCATCGGCCCTGCCATGGCCTGGCTGATGAACGCCTTCGTTGGCCTCCTGAGCTCCATCCCGAGCTCGATGAAGCTCGTCGCCGCCTTCCTCGTGGGCGCCATGCTCGCCTTCGACATGGGTGGCCCCGTCAACAAGGCCGCCTGGTTCTTCTCCTTCTCCCTGCTGGGCTCCGGCGTGTATGACTGGTACGGCATCGTCGGCGTCGTGACCATCCTCCCGCCGATGGCCGCCGCCATCGCCACCTGGATTCGCCCCCAGCTCTTCACGCAGGCCGAGCGCGACTCCGCGGTTCCCGCCCTCATCGTCGGTGCCACCGTCGCCACCGAGCCGGCCATCCCCTACGCCCTGGCCGCCCCCCTGCCCATGATCTCCGCCAACGTCATTGCCGGCGGCGTCGCGGGCGCCATCTCCATGGCCCTTGGCGTCGAGCGCATTGCCCCTGGCATTGGCATCTTCGACCCGTTCCTCGGACTCATCTCGCCCGCCGGCAGCTACTACATCGCCGTTGCCGTCGGCCTGGTTCTGAACATTGCCCTCATCATCGTCTTCAAGTCCGCTTGGATGAAGAAGCGTGAGGCTAAGAACGCCCAGTTGAGGCGCTAG
- a CDS encoding MalY/PatB family protein, producing the protein MRYDFDRVIDRMGTYSTQWDYAADRFGRPDVLPFSISDTDFAVPDEVMGALRARMEHPIFGYTRWNHADYKSGVVGWFERDGVSHVDMDWVVYSPSVIYSAASIIRLASEPGDAVVTLSPMYDAFYGLIEGNGRTLLSVSQASAMDGYGLDWDALEAALARRESKVMLLTNPHNPTGKVFSREELERIVELCDRHGVFLVSDDIHRDVILGEVPYTPVTDVTTKGVALLCSASKTFNTPGLIGSYALLPEEGLRERFLYELKQKNALSSVSILGMTAQMEAYRSGSEYVSEMVSYVRANMEALKAFLDESLPEIRFEVPEGTYLAWMDASGLGLEASELQRRLVDVGHVGIMSGETYGGAGYLRMNLACPRSKVERGMERMLRGIRLQTSC; encoded by the coding sequence ATGCGCTACGACTTCGATCGCGTGATTGACAGGATGGGTACCTACAGCACGCAGTGGGACTACGCCGCCGACCGCTTTGGCAGGCCGGACGTCCTTCCCTTCTCCATCTCCGACACCGACTTCGCCGTTCCCGACGAGGTCATGGGCGCGCTCCGTGCCCGTATGGAACACCCCATCTTTGGGTACACGCGTTGGAATCACGCCGACTACAAGTCAGGCGTCGTCGGCTGGTTCGAGCGTGATGGGGTATCCCATGTGGACATGGACTGGGTTGTCTACAGCCCCAGCGTCATCTACTCTGCCGCCTCCATCATCCGCCTGGCGAGCGAGCCGGGGGATGCCGTGGTCACCCTGAGCCCCATGTACGATGCGTTCTATGGCCTCATCGAGGGAAACGGCCGCACGCTTCTCTCCGTGAGCCAGGCGAGCGCGATGGATGGCTACGGGCTCGACTGGGACGCCCTCGAGGCGGCACTGGCCAGGCGAGAGTCCAAGGTCATGCTGCTCACCAACCCCCACAACCCCACCGGCAAGGTCTTCAGCAGAGAAGAGCTCGAGCGCATCGTCGAGCTCTGCGACAGGCATGGGGTCTTTCTCGTGTCGGATGACATCCACCGCGATGTCATCCTGGGCGAAGTGCCCTACACGCCCGTCACCGACGTGACGACTAAGGGCGTCGCTCTTCTCTGTTCGGCCTCCAAGACGTTCAACACGCCCGGCCTCATCGGCTCGTACGCCCTCTTGCCGGAGGAGGGCCTGAGGGAGCGCTTCCTCTATGAGCTCAAGCAGAAGAACGCCCTCTCGAGCGTGAGCATCCTCGGCATGACCGCCCAGATGGAGGCGTACCGCTCGGGCTCCGAGTACGTCAGCGAGATGGTCTCCTACGTCCGGGCCAACATGGAGGCGCTCAAGGCGTTTCTCGACGAGAGTCTCCCTGAGATCAGGTTCGAGGTCCCCGAGGGAACCTACCTTGCCTGGATGGACGCGTCCGGCCTTGGCCTTGAGGCTTCCGAGCTGCAGCGAAGGCTTGTGGACGTCGGCCACGTTGGCATAATGTCTGGCGAGACGTACGGCGGCGCGGGGTACCTGCGCATGAACCTCGCCTGCCCAAGGTCAAAGGTGGAGAGGGGGATGGAGCGGATGCTTCGGGGCATTCGCCTGCAGACGTCATGCTAA